GCTGATGACCACGATCCTCTCGTAGTCAGCGCGCGAGGCGTCGGCAGGAAGCTCGGGGTCGAGTTTCTCTGTCCGATCTGTCCCGATCACTGCGAAGTTGCCGTCTTGCAGTTCGAAGATGTCTGGGCACGTCTGCCCCGCGGCGCTGCCCCTCTCGCGGGGCGAGGCACCGATGCGGCGCACGATTTTCAACGGGTTCGATCCTTGGGTCATGAGTAGTGATACGAGCGGGCTAATTTTGCCCCATGAGCCCGGTTGATGCGCATGCATCGAAGGCGCGCTGGAGTGAAGCGTGGGAGAGGGGTCGCGCCGCGCGAGACGAGCGCCGTGCGGGGTGAAGGGCTTCACTCGGCGGGAGGTTCGCCCACGACCCACCACTCGTCCGTGCTCGCCTCCTCCAGATCGTTGATCAGGGTGTCGACCATCCTGCCGATCTCCGACTCCTCCGACCCCTCCTTCAGGCTCGACCGGTGGTGGCGCGTGGCTGCCCAGTAGTCGCGCATCAGCGCGCTCTGGAAGATCCCGCGGAGGTGCCCGTACAGCTCGGCCCGACTGAAGACGCCGACCCGGTAACCCTGAAGGACGTGGGTGTAGAGGAGGTTGGCGAAGAGGTACTGCCGTTGCCGGTCGGTGGACAGTTCCTCCTCGTAGGCGTTCAGGACGGGCAGCAGGGTCGGGTCCGCGGCGGCCTTCATGACCAGGTCGAAGTTGTGCCGCTGGTAGGCGATCAGTGCCGCGCGCTGTTCCGTCTCGCGTTCCAGTCGTTCCAGGCGCCGGAGCAAGGTGCTGATGCGCCGCTCCACGGCGAACGCGCCCAGCGCTCCCACCGCGAAGGCGAGACCCGCTGCCGCGGCGGGGCCGAGTCCCCGCGCCCCATGATTCTGTGTGGCCATGTCAATCCCCGATTCAGGCGGCCGTCCGCCGGTCGTCGGGTGTGGGTCGACAGGTTGGGGACCGGCGAGCGGTGGGCGGCGCTTGCCGTCTCCCAGTGTCCCGAGAGGCGCTCGTCCACCGGGAGGCGGAGAGGAGGCGCACGGAAGGATGCGTGGGTCGCGCGACCCGGCGCCATGCCCATCGTGTGCCCCACGGGCGCCGCTGACAATCTCTCGGGGGGTGTGCGGCACCACTCGTATCCTGGTGCGGCATGCGAGCGGCACAGGAGAGCAACGGTCTGGGAGAGGGCGCGTGTTGAGCCAGTCGTCGAGCCGGGGTCCGGGGTCGAGTCCGCGGCAGGTGCCGCAGATCCCCGTCGTCGTCCTCGCCGGGTTCCTCGGATCCGGCAAGACGACCCTGCTGAACCACCTGCTCCACCGCAGCGGCGGCAGCCGGATCGGCGCCGTGGTCAACGACTTCGGCGCGATCGAGATCGACGCGATGGCCGTGGCCGGCGCGCTCGGGGACTCCACCGTGTCACTGGGCAACGGGTGTCTGTGCTGCGCCGTCGACGTCGAGGAGCTGGACCGGTATCTGGAGCGGCTCGCCGATCCCGCCGCCGGGATCGACGTCATCGTCATCGAGGCGAGCGGGCTCGCCGAACCGCAGGAACTCGTGCGGATGGTGCTCGCCAGCGAGAACCCCAGGGTGATGTACGGCGGGCTGGTCGAGGTCGTCGACGCGGCCGAGTTCGCGCGGACCCGGGAGCTGCATCCCGAGATCGACCGTCATCTCGCCATCGCCGACCTGGTGGTCGTCAACAAGCTCGACCGGGCCGAGGACGGGGCGGGAGTCCTGGCGCTCGTCCGCTCGCTCAGCGATGGGGCGGC
This genomic stretch from Streptomyces deccanensis harbors:
- a CDS encoding DUF6082 family protein — protein: MATQNHGARGLGPAAAAGLAFAVGALGAFAVERRISTLLRRLERLERETEQRAALIAYQRHNFDLVMKAAADPTLLPVLNAYEEELSTDRQRQYLFANLLYTHVLQGYRVGVFSRAELYGHLRGIFQSALMRDYWAATRHHRSSLKEGSEESEIGRMVDTLINDLEEASTDEWWVVGEPPAE
- a CDS encoding CobW family GTP-binding protein, with the protein product MSQSSSRGPGSSPRQVPQIPVVVLAGFLGSGKTTLLNHLLHRSGGSRIGAVVNDFGAIEIDAMAVAGALGDSTVSLGNGCLCCAVDVEELDRYLERLADPAAGIDVIVIEASGLAEPQELVRMVLASENPRVMYGGLVEVVDAAEFARTRELHPEIDRHLAIADLVVVNKLDRAEDGAGVLALVRSLSDGAAVVPATYGRIDPEFLFDCRPSEERIGQLSFDDLSRHDHDEDHAGHLHTGYDSVSFVSDVPIDPRRLMDFLDGRADGLYRIKGYVDFGPYDPLNRYSVHAVGRFLRFHPEPWTDGDRNGDEPRRTQLVLIGAGIDAAALRKELQACTNDALHADEHGMWGVLRYVREGEAEEPEASYDNL